The sequence GTCACCCTCAGAGCTCAGAAAGAGCCGCAATCGATCAAGGTGCCAGTTGTAAAGGGTCTCCTCACTGTCATGCTCAGCGTCATACGCACCGCTGTACTCCTGGCCTGGAATCATACATGCACCGTACGGGCCCAAACTGAGGGCAATTCGGGCCCCTCCCTTAGGCGCGTTTGCTTTCTCTGCGCAGTCGACGGCAGTTTCCAGGTACCGCCCGATAGCTTCTCTCGGGATGCCATTGGGGAATTCAGCAGTCTTGGTCCGTCCAAAGCCCTCAGGTGAGACTTGATATGTAGCGGTCAAAAGCACATCGGCTCCTGCTGTCACGAAATCTTTTTGACAGGCTTGCAAAGTTGCCGGGTCGGAGACCAGCAAGTGAGTGGACCAGAGAGGCGTGGTGGTACTGTCAAAGTTCACACCATACTGGTCTTGCAGCGAGGTCCCAAGACCGCCGTCTAAGATTTCGACTGTAACCATTGCGGTTAACTTGTTGGAACTTCAATTGAGGGGGATTTTGTTCTTCCACCTTTGGGGGTAGTAGTGGGGAAGAGGGTTATTTCAACAACCGATCAGATATGCTCGTGGTCGAGTACCTCTCCCGTGTCGTCCCCGCCCATCGGCCTCGTTACATAATCTGGGTTCCGTTGTCGGGCGACTCAATTTCAAGATGAAATGGATCGCAGTTGCAAATTGCAGTGTTCCAGTCAGTTCgctctattttttttttctttctgtgcATCCACTAGAATTTTTGAAAGGGCCGCATACATGGATAGAAATCTAAAGTAGAGGGCAAGATAAGTTTCAGTTCATAGGCGAGAAGCGCAACGACATTGCTTTGCGTGTACTTATCCTGCCTTGAACAACAGGAATTTCAATCAAGTTATCTTGAGTTGTGCGCAATGCGCTGGAGTACACAAATCTCTTCGACCGACTTCTTGCAGCTGGCGAGAATCTCGTCACTCAGACGACCTTAGGCCCGAAGTTGTCATATATTGACCGAGCTAGTCGCTAAGCCCGGTACCTAGGCCCTGTGAATAAGGAGAATGTCCACCTAAAACGCCGAGAACTCTTACGTACTTACTAATACCATGCAGTGGGATTTTTCTGAACATCTCAGAATTGCTGCGGAATTCTAGCAATCGAATGTCTTGTCTATGATGAGTGGGATTTACACAGCTCAAAGTACATGGCGGGCACCGCACTCCTCGCGTGGGAAAACACAAAATAGCGCTGATATATTTACATCCAGGCATGAGTGTGCGGGTGGATAGAAGTGCCCGTAACGTGCACCCCACCTTGCGCCGGCAGTGCTGGCAGGACATACGGAGCTGCTTTCGCAATAAGTGGCCAATGATCAAGCAAAAGTAGGGTGAATCTTGCCTGATGCCCTTTCCGCCAGTCTTTCCTTCATCAAAACCTCATAAACGTGACTAGTCCACGAGCAACAAACCCGCCTCGTGTCTTTCGGATCGATAATTTCTTCGACGCCAAACGCATTTGCCGTTCGCACGGGATTCATCAGCCGCAGATACTCTTCCTCGAGTTCTGCATAGCGctcttccttcttgcccACCTTCTCTGCCTCTCGAAGCTCATGTCGATGCGCAACCTCTATCCCCCCATCAAGTGGGAGAGATCCCCACTGTCCAGAGGGCCATGCCACTTGCATGACGGGGTCACGGCTTCCCAGCATGACACCGCCGGCCACACCGTAAGCGCGACGAGTGATGACGTTGAAAATAGGAGTAGTGGTGGTGTAATACGTCTTGGCTAACTCGACACCCCAGCGCATAGTGGCAGTCTTCTCTGCAACTGTACCGATGGCGTACCCAGCTGAGAGCAGAATTAGTAAATTTCGATGCGAATTGACTAGCTAGGAGGCGAAAGGTCAACTTACGGACATCCAGAAACTGGATGATGGGCAAATTCATCACGTCACATAGTTTCAAAAGACGTGTAAGCTTTTGACTTCCGGCCGCATCAAGAGCACCGCCGTTGACCTCGCAATTCAGTGAGATTATTCCGACGGGATGACCCCCAAGACGAGCCAAGCCACCTATGGCTGTACGCCCCCAGAGCGCGCCAATCTCAAACCACGAGCCCTTGTCGACTACGGAGGTGATGATAGTGCGTGGGTTGTACATGCGTGCCTGTCGTCTCGGAATGATACTTCGTAAAGCAATATCTTCGCGATCTTCTGGGTCGTTGCATGGGATCACCGGCGGTGCGTCACTTCCGCTATTTGGCAAAAAGCCGAGGACTAGACGAATTTGCTCGAAACACTCTTCTTCATTGGCAGCCAGATTATCGATAGTACCATTCGTGCAATGAACCATAGGGCCGCCAAGGTCTTGGAAGCTCAATCCCTCTTCGAAAGTGGCGCCTTCGACGACCTTGGGACCGGCGTTGAACAAGGCACCCACATCAGCAGCCATGACAGAGAAGTGACATGAGACAACTCTCGCCGCGCCGAGTCCAATCTGCGTTCTGCGTCAGCCTGCTTGGAGAACCTTTTCGGAGTCATCTTTCGACTTCTTACCGCGGGCCCCACGACAGCTCCCAGATTCGGAATTCCCATATTCAGCTGCTGCATGACTGGCCTGAATGGCCGAACATAGGGTAGATAGCTCCATCCCTCGCTCCGAATAGTGGTGACACTTCCGCCCCCAGAACTCCCATCTACGAGTTTGATCACGGGCAGACGCAGAGCAACTGCCAGCTTCTCCACATATACGGTTTTCTCCGAGCTGGCGCCGTCTGCATGACCAGATCGAATGCTAAAATCATCTGCGGTTAGAAGGACTTTCCGTCCGCGCACCAATCCTGCTCCCTGAACGTTGTTGCTCGGGACGAAAGAGACTGGCGTCTCGCGCATGGGCGCTGTCTTCTTCCATGTCACGGTACCTGAGACCGAGCCAATCTCGGCAAAGGTGTCAGggtcgagaagagcatcAATCCGCTCGCGAACCCAGAGCTTGCCAGCTTGCTTTTGACGCACGTATCCGCGGTGCTTCAAATTCGGAGTTGCTGCGATCTGGCGAAGAGTCGCAATCTGCGATAGCACGTCCGAATGATCAGCTGGCAGCTGAGTGCTTTTTTTATTGTTGTTTGCCCTTTCCGCTTTCAGAGCCTGTTCTCCCGAGATATGGGAGGAGACTTGATGGAGGCGCTGAGCGGCGGTGTCCCTGCCATTGGACGTATGTTGTGCGTCCTCATCGTCTGCCATCTTGACTCGTTATCGTGAACAATTGAGAGTTCGTCGAAAGTAACCGAGAATACTGACCGAGACAGCTATTCGTTCGAACGAAGATTTCCAAAGATGAGCTGATCAGCTGTGTTTATGGTCAGGTGAGGGGGTTGGGGCGCTTCTCCATTTGACCATCCGAGGGCCGAGGCGTTTGCCAAAATGCAGGGATGGTGCTAGTGACCGATCTGTCGCTGTAACAGGGCCCAGAAGATGTCTTTTTTAGCGAGGAGATCCTGACCTGGCAGTTGATAAATAGATCCCTGTCCAGTTGACGCGACCGTATCGGCTTGGCTTCTGCACTTCCCTTTCTTCACCCCAGATTCGCCGCAAGCCATGTCATCACCCCCGCATTCTCGCCCGTTCCAACGCCTCTTAATTGCGAACAGGTCAGTCTGATTTCAAAATACAGAGAACCAGATGATCTGATTGACTCAAACCACATCCATCACAGAGGCGAAATTGCCGTGCGATTATTTCAGGCGGCACGGGAATTGCCCAGTGCTGTTGAGACATTCGGCCTGTACACCCACGATGATCGGTCGCATTGCGATTTGGGTCATCCCCACCATTTAATAGAGATACCATCCGCAACTTCTTATTTAGACATCTCGCTCCTTGTTGACATCGCTCGCAAAAACGCGATCGATGCTGTCCATCCTGGCTATGGATTTCTCAGCGAGAGTGCCGAGTTCGCTCAACGCATGTGGTCCGAGGCTGGCGCTGTAGTGATCGGACCTGGCCCCGAGAATCTCGCCAGAACTGGAGACAAGCTTCAAGCTAAGGAGCTCGCTCGGGAGTGCAGTGTCCCGGTACTAGCAGCTATGTCATCACCGACTTCTAATGAGAACGAGATTCGCGATTTCATCAAACAGGTCGGATTTCCTGTGATGATCAAGGCCGTGGATGGGGGTGGTGGCCGCGGCATCCGACTCGTCAGAGAGGAAGCAGAGCTGAAAAACGCCATTCAGCGCGCTCTTGGCGAATCACCTTCCCGGACCGTTTTCGTGGAGAAGGCTGCGGTTGACGGGTTTCATCACATTGAGATTCAGGTGATTGGCGACGGCACTGGCCAAGTACGCCATCTCTGGGAACGAGACTGCAGTGTACAGCGACGGTTCCAGAAAGTTGTGGAGTTTGCACCCGCGTTGATCCCCAATCGGCAATTGATTTCAAGGGTGATTGAAGCGGCCTTGAAAATGGCAAGCAAGATTCGATATCGCTCGTTGGGCACATTTGAATTCCTGGTCAGCCAGAACAAAGAGgaattctttttcttggaaaTCAACCCACGCCTTCAAGTCGAACACACCATTACCGAATCGATCAGCGGGATTGATCTAGTCCAGACACAACTTTTGCTGGCACAAGGGAAAGCTTTCCCAGATATCGGTCTTGAAGACGCTGGCAATAGCAACACTCAGCCTCCGGCGAAATGCCATTCCATACAGCTTCGTGTCTGCGCAGAAGACCCAAAGAACAACTTCACACTCAGCATAGGCAAAGTCACGGATTTCACAGTTCCCAGCGGTCATGGCATTCGAGTTGACACACATATCAACACTTCTGGGACCGCGTCATTGATTG comes from Penicillium oxalicum strain HP7-1 chromosome I, whole genome shotgun sequence and encodes:
- a CDS encoding Biotin carboxylase, producing the protein MSSPPHSRPFQRLLIANRGEIAVRLFQAARELPSAVETFGLYTHDDRSHCDLGHPHHLIEIPSATSYLDISLLVDIARKNAIDAVHPGYGFLSESAEFAQRMWSEAGAVVIGPGPENLARTGDKLQAKELARECSVPVLAAMSSPTSNENEIRDFIKQVGFPVMIKAVDGGGGRGIRLVREEAELKNAIQRALGESPSRTVFVEKAAVDGFHHIEIQVIGDGTGQVRHLWERDCSVQRRFQKVVEFAPALIPNRQLISRVIEAALKMASKIRYRSLGTFEFLVSQNKEEFFFLEINPRLQVEHTITESISGIDLVQTQLLLAQGKAFPDIGLEDAGNSNTQPPAKCHSIQLRVCAEDPKNNFTLSIGKVTDFTVPSGHGIRVDTHINTSGTASLIVGSSFDNLLAKIIVTGSTWESTVRKAQRVLADTKVSGIKTNLSLLRGILAHPNFTAGHADTQWLGLTLDEAQQLGERASQEIPEHSFAARSVQSSGTANGPTSSNLLFRKGDAWSLSLQPLGNENLSAPDKIAHHLKLSRVLRNDFPNSLTAEIEYTTPNSQTAVPYRLHLESTTTAASALVSSSNRRGEPNNPQHIVLPLSGKLIEVLVSKGDVVVQDQVLAFVRQMKMELEVRSPRAGTVQWAFEMQEEEEDVAEGMLLVELTTEKEEGSRIKGKL